A stretch of Myxococcus hansupus DNA encodes these proteins:
- a CDS encoding response regulator, with translation MSSSRTLLFLEDDRDLQTLVGTFLREKGYRVEPARSAAEAQSVLSRMPVDAAIVDGLLPGMTGADFIRELRKTQPKLPILFASAFWKDLKSHELLTRQLGVVRIIHKPYKPEELLVWVNQLFPATVPPPPPPEALEEAEEVELEVDDLAASLAALNAEYGARLKEKVAELEALLVRGRGGDAEALEAAYTVVHKLHGTAGSYGFAEVSIRAGRLEAVLLPARAGAPLDVAALDAAFRELATAAAVPVKPVSAPPQRPSEGVLLVVDEDAKLLADVERLGRQLGVGVVTARTSDAAREVVRQRWVDGVLIHVDLGGPLGGLTAAHALRAEEGLPVLPLAVTGARDVLEERVAAAHAGASLFLPRPFTAQDFSAAAERMVAARRPERARVMVVDDDPDAITALSQALASDQVEVVGLNDAHGLMEALAQHRPDLLLLDVQMPGPSGFDLCRILRSTPEWQELPVLLITAHLGLEFRLAAFQAGADDYLSKPVLREELRARVQARLDRTRLSRERAERDALTGLHLRRPFLDGLRSRLAESKRQGRPLALCFMDVDHFKKVNDRYGHLAGDRVLMWMGRLLGARFRREDVRGRWGGEEFVVGLLGEDAGSASEILARTAAELSAMTFEGDTGEPFHVTFSAGIAVSTKDGDTVEALLRAADARLLRAKENGRNRIEA, from the coding sequence ATGAGCAGCAGCAGGACGCTCCTGTTCCTCGAAGACGACCGCGACCTCCAGACGCTGGTGGGCACCTTCCTGCGGGAGAAGGGCTACCGCGTGGAGCCCGCGCGCAGCGCCGCCGAGGCGCAGTCGGTGTTGTCGCGCATGCCGGTGGACGCGGCCATCGTGGACGGACTCTTGCCGGGCATGACGGGGGCGGACTTCATCCGCGAGCTGCGCAAGACGCAGCCGAAGCTGCCCATCCTCTTCGCCTCCGCCTTCTGGAAGGACCTGAAGAGCCACGAGCTGCTCACGCGGCAGCTCGGCGTGGTGCGCATCATCCACAAGCCCTACAAGCCGGAGGAGCTGCTCGTCTGGGTGAACCAGCTCTTCCCCGCCACCGTCCCGCCGCCGCCACCGCCTGAAGCCTTGGAGGAGGCCGAGGAAGTGGAGCTGGAGGTGGACGACCTGGCCGCCAGCCTCGCGGCGCTCAACGCGGAGTACGGCGCCCGGCTGAAGGAGAAGGTGGCGGAGCTGGAGGCGCTGCTCGTCCGGGGACGCGGCGGCGACGCCGAGGCGCTGGAGGCGGCGTACACGGTTGTCCACAAGTTGCACGGCACCGCGGGCAGCTACGGCTTCGCGGAGGTGAGCATCCGCGCGGGGCGGCTGGAGGCGGTGCTGCTGCCGGCGCGGGCCGGGGCGCCCCTGGACGTGGCGGCGCTGGACGCGGCCTTCCGCGAGCTGGCCACCGCGGCCGCCGTGCCGGTGAAGCCCGTCTCCGCGCCGCCGCAGCGGCCGTCCGAGGGCGTGCTGCTGGTGGTGGACGAGGACGCGAAGTTGCTGGCGGACGTGGAGCGCCTGGGGCGTCAGTTGGGCGTGGGCGTGGTGACGGCGCGCACGTCGGACGCGGCGCGCGAGGTGGTGCGCCAGCGGTGGGTGGACGGGGTGTTGATTCACGTGGACCTGGGCGGTCCGCTGGGCGGCCTGACGGCGGCCCATGCCCTGCGCGCCGAGGAGGGCCTGCCCGTGTTGCCGCTGGCCGTCACGGGCGCGCGGGACGTGCTGGAGGAGCGGGTGGCGGCGGCGCACGCGGGTGCGTCCCTCTTCCTGCCTCGGCCCTTCACCGCGCAGGACTTCTCCGCCGCGGCCGAGCGCATGGTGGCGGCGCGGCGCCCGGAGCGCGCGCGGGTGATGGTGGTGGACGACGACCCGGACGCCATCACCGCGCTGTCGCAGGCGCTGGCCAGCGACCAGGTGGAGGTGGTGGGGCTGAACGACGCGCACGGGCTGATGGAGGCGCTGGCGCAGCACCGGCCGGACCTGCTGCTGCTCGACGTGCAGATGCCGGGCCCCAGCGGCTTCGACTTGTGCCGGATTCTGCGCTCCACGCCGGAGTGGCAGGAGCTGCCGGTGCTGCTGATTACGGCGCACCTGGGCCTGGAGTTCCGGCTGGCGGCCTTCCAGGCGGGGGCGGATGACTACCTCTCCAAGCCGGTGCTGCGCGAGGAGCTGCGGGCGCGCGTGCAGGCGCGGCTGGACCGCACGCGGCTGTCGCGGGAGCGGGCGGAGCGTGACGCGCTGACGGGGCTGCACTTGCGCCGGCCGTTCCTGGACGGGCTGCGCTCGCGGCTGGCCGAGTCGAAGCGCCAGGGCCGGCCGCTGGCGCTGTGCTTCATGGACGTGGACCACTTCAAGAAGGTGAATGACCGCTATGGCCACCTGGCGGGAGACCGCGTGCTGATGTGGATGGGCCGGCTGCTGGGCGCGCGCTTCCGCCGTGAGGACGTGCGAGGCCGCTGGGGTGGCGAGGAGTTCGTGGTGGGCCTGCTGGGGGAGGACGCGGGGAGCGCGTCGGAAATCCTCGCGCGCACCGCGGCGGAGCTGTCGGCCATGACGTTCGAGGGCGACACCGGCGAGCCCTTCCACGTGACGTTCAGCGCGGGCATCGCGGTGTCGACGAAGGACGGCGACACCGTGGAGGCCCTGCTGCGCGCCGCGGACGCGCGGCTGTTGCGCGCGAAGGAGAACGGCCGCAACCGCATCGAGGCGTGA
- a CDS encoding ATP-binding protein, whose amino-acid sequence MSQGLRLSRRSGVVAAGALLLLCGLFAMGRPWATSDNDRYRSALRHLRVASGDLEMDVLRERMGLRTLHGTDAEDFAALRARADALRVFPSFLSDMDRRTMNAALDIFVGALDESAALLARARAADAKGAKEEADAAVQALLENTASSRADRVINTYLALFERTQASNERSRIVFFVVSLSLVAYVLVVMVRLSSATSDLASLNSDLERRVDERTRALSAANGELRANEARKAAILEASPDGILLLDEGGGLLELNPAAQRTFQLQATDVVGRNFLALALPASLPEGARKRVLSAARDTAPGHATRLESPCLRTDGSTFPAELTIARVPGEGPPRFTAFVRDITERKAVERMKNEFISTVSHELRTPLTSIRGSLGLLEGGIMGDLPPQALDMVRIARTNTERLIRLINDILDLEKMEAGKLELKVVTLECSELVDATFAGVRGMADSAGVSLHGEVTDSPQVKGDRDRLIQVLTNLVSNAVKFSPQGASVTVRVEVEAGSQVRFSVVDQGPGISAEQRARLFGRFQQLDSSDTRSKGGTGLGLAISQAIVEQHGSRIGVESEEGHGSTFTFTLEAVKPAPVAVSPFVPEDPSRYDVLVTTADAELATRMRGLLADEGYRVLSATSLIEAAKHLDEALPDALVVDMQLPDGQALDWVRRLREQPRTHELPVLAVSGRSDNGEGVPYWVDWMPRPLEESRLLKSLRYATRQPGQARVLVVDDDASTRRTLCAQMERLGVQVFEAADGESAVELARETTPDLIVLDVGLPRLDGFEVVDILRQGKGRATPLIVFTGRDLTRMDERQLTLGITRHFTKSRASEEELVSSVRDLLNGLLARKAHPS is encoded by the coding sequence ATGAGCCAGGGGCTTCGCCTCTCCCGACGCTCGGGGGTGGTGGCGGCGGGCGCGCTGCTCTTGCTGTGCGGCCTGTTCGCCATGGGCCGCCCCTGGGCCACCTCCGACAATGACCGTTACCGCAGCGCGCTGCGGCACTTGCGCGTGGCCAGCGGCGACCTGGAGATGGACGTGCTGCGCGAGCGCATGGGCCTGCGCACGCTCCACGGCACGGACGCGGAGGACTTCGCCGCGCTCAGGGCCCGCGCGGACGCGCTGCGCGTGTTCCCTTCCTTCCTGTCCGACATGGACCGCCGCACGATGAACGCGGCGTTGGACATCTTCGTGGGCGCGCTGGATGAGAGCGCCGCGCTGTTGGCGCGCGCTCGCGCCGCGGATGCGAAGGGCGCCAAGGAGGAGGCGGACGCGGCCGTCCAGGCCCTGCTGGAAAACACCGCCAGCTCGCGGGCCGACCGCGTCATCAACACCTACCTGGCGCTGTTCGAGCGCACGCAAGCCAGCAACGAACGCTCCCGCATCGTCTTCTTCGTCGTCTCGCTGTCGCTGGTCGCCTACGTGCTGGTGGTGATGGTGCGCCTGTCGAGCGCCACCTCCGACCTGGCCTCGCTCAACTCGGACCTGGAGCGGCGGGTGGACGAGCGCACCCGCGCCCTGTCCGCGGCCAACGGCGAGCTGCGCGCCAACGAGGCGCGCAAGGCGGCCATCCTGGAGGCCTCCCCGGACGGCATCCTCCTCCTGGACGAGGGCGGAGGTCTGCTGGAGCTGAACCCCGCGGCGCAGCGCACCTTCCAACTGCAGGCCACGGACGTGGTGGGGCGCAACTTCCTGGCGCTGGCGCTGCCCGCGTCGTTGCCGGAGGGCGCCCGCAAGCGGGTGCTCTCCGCCGCCCGGGACACCGCCCCGGGACACGCCACCCGGCTGGAGTCGCCGTGCCTGCGCACGGACGGAAGCACCTTCCCCGCGGAGCTCACCATCGCTCGCGTGCCCGGAGAGGGCCCGCCGCGCTTCACCGCCTTCGTGCGCGACATCACCGAGCGCAAGGCCGTGGAGCGGATGAAGAACGAGTTCATCTCCACCGTCAGCCACGAGCTGCGCACGCCGCTCACCTCCATCCGCGGCTCGTTGGGCCTGCTGGAGGGCGGCATCATGGGCGACCTGCCCCCGCAGGCGCTGGACATGGTGCGCATCGCCCGCACCAACACCGAGCGCCTCATCCGCCTCATCAACGACATCCTCGACCTGGAGAAGATGGAGGCGGGGAAGCTGGAGCTGAAGGTCGTCACCCTGGAGTGCTCGGAGCTGGTGGACGCCACCTTCGCGGGCGTGCGGGGCATGGCGGATTCGGCGGGCGTGTCGCTCCACGGGGAGGTGACGGACTCGCCGCAGGTGAAGGGCGACCGGGATCGGCTCATCCAGGTGCTCACCAACCTGGTGTCCAACGCGGTGAAGTTCTCGCCGCAGGGTGCCTCGGTGACGGTGCGCGTGGAGGTGGAGGCCGGCAGCCAGGTGCGCTTCAGCGTGGTGGACCAGGGGCCCGGCATCTCCGCGGAGCAGCGCGCGCGCCTCTTCGGCCGCTTCCAGCAACTGGACAGCTCGGACACCCGCTCCAAGGGGGGCACGGGCCTGGGCCTGGCCATCTCGCAGGCCATCGTGGAGCAGCACGGCAGCCGCATTGGCGTGGAGAGCGAGGAGGGCCATGGCTCCACCTTCACCTTCACGTTGGAGGCGGTGAAGCCGGCGCCCGTCGCGGTGTCGCCCTTCGTGCCCGAGGACCCCTCCCGGTACGACGTGCTGGTGACCACCGCGGACGCGGAGCTGGCCACGCGCATGCGGGGCCTCCTGGCCGACGAGGGCTACCGCGTGTTGAGCGCGACGAGCCTCATCGAGGCCGCGAAGCACCTGGACGAGGCCCTGCCGGACGCGCTGGTGGTGGACATGCAGCTCCCGGATGGCCAGGCCCTGGACTGGGTGCGCCGCCTGCGGGAGCAGCCGCGCACGCACGAGCTGCCCGTGCTGGCGGTGTCGGGGCGCTCGGACAATGGCGAGGGCGTTCCCTACTGGGTGGACTGGATGCCTCGGCCCCTGGAGGAGTCGCGGCTGCTCAAGTCCCTGCGCTATGCCACCCGGCAGCCGGGACAGGCGCGGGTGCTGGTGGTGGATGACGACGCCAGCACGCGGCGCACGCTCTGCGCGCAGATGGAGCGGCTGGGCGTGCAGGTGTTCGAGGCGGCGGACGGCGAGAGCGCGGTGGAGCTCGCGCGCGAGACGACGCCGGACCTCATCGTCCTGGACGTGGGGCTGCCCCGGCTGGACGGCTTCGAGGTCGTGGACATCCTGCGGCAGGGCAAGGGCCGCGCCACGCCCCTCATCGTCTTCACGGGCCGGGATTTGACGCGCATGGATGAGCGGCAGCTCACCTTGGGCATCACCCGGCACTTCACCAAGTCGCGCGCCTCGGAAGAGGAGCTGGTCTCCTCGGTGCGTGACCTCCTCAACGGCCTGCTGGCGAGAAAGGCACATCCCTCATGA
- a CDS encoding LVIVD repeat-containing protein — MPPSSAPTLRALHVVCTLWACVLTGCAESPGPTPDGGVPPPPVDSGTADAGTEPWDGTAIPLEEHGNRVDEGPYAPCAHVGNGAQACETLEPSGFDLSACDPAALAQVPSVGIYRALTREVRGLTDGGTEVSLASIGFGLWDNGEASTLSNQPLVTQQTGDGQFFLAMRRATPPLGASMALAGCQAPKPGVITGCYVRCNQGAFSRSGTFEAHRMTWPEGESESSGGLTLRAEAPVSVGGMVADVYVTKAHAYVVSISQFGVGGGLTVFDVSDPAHPVFKTSIHIPGDSYWNGVWAQGDALYIASSVSGVIVYDITEPGAPAFIRSLPSGLFGVHTVLVHGERLYTTNNEGRTDVFDVRVPLEPVQLTSIALAEEYSFGGPHDLFVHEDRLYISNAQGGYSIMDISDLEDVRHLGQYSYPDVYSHHSAVGTFAGRTIAFEGGEFESSHLRVLDVTDPANIVKIGEHRKRPATSIHNLILQGDRLYIAWYHEGLRVLDVSNPTRPREVAHFNTYRETDPGRTDGLFQGAFGVRVPGDGFIYVAESARGLLIFEQP, encoded by the coding sequence TTGCCGCCGTCCTCCGCTCCAACACTCCGCGCGCTGCACGTGGTCTGCACCCTGTGGGCCTGCGTGCTGACAGGCTGCGCCGAATCCCCAGGCCCCACGCCCGATGGCGGTGTGCCACCCCCTCCCGTGGACTCGGGCACCGCCGATGCGGGCACTGAGCCCTGGGATGGAACGGCCATTCCGCTGGAGGAGCACGGAAACCGGGTGGACGAGGGGCCCTATGCGCCGTGCGCGCACGTCGGCAACGGCGCACAGGCGTGCGAGACACTGGAGCCTTCGGGCTTCGACCTGTCGGCGTGCGACCCGGCCGCGCTCGCGCAGGTGCCCTCCGTGGGCATCTACCGGGCCCTCACGCGCGAGGTGCGCGGACTCACCGACGGCGGCACCGAGGTCAGCCTCGCCTCCATTGGCTTCGGGCTCTGGGACAACGGGGAAGCCAGCACGCTCTCGAATCAGCCGCTCGTCACGCAGCAGACCGGGGACGGCCAGTTCTTCCTCGCCATGCGCCGCGCCACGCCTCCGCTGGGCGCCTCGATGGCCCTGGCGGGATGCCAGGCCCCCAAGCCCGGCGTCATCACCGGCTGCTATGTGCGCTGCAACCAGGGCGCGTTCTCACGCAGCGGCACCTTCGAGGCCCACCGCATGACGTGGCCCGAGGGTGAATCCGAATCCTCCGGAGGACTGACGCTGCGCGCCGAGGCGCCCGTCTCCGTGGGGGGCATGGTCGCGGACGTCTACGTCACCAAGGCGCACGCCTACGTCGTCTCCATCTCCCAGTTTGGCGTCGGCGGAGGGCTCACCGTCTTCGACGTGAGCGACCCGGCCCACCCCGTCTTCAAGACGTCCATCCACATCCCCGGGGATTCGTACTGGAACGGCGTGTGGGCACAAGGCGACGCGCTGTACATCGCGAGCAGCGTCTCGGGCGTCATCGTCTACGACATCACCGAGCCCGGCGCGCCCGCCTTCATCCGCAGCCTGCCTTCGGGCCTCTTTGGCGTCCACACCGTGCTGGTGCACGGCGAGCGGCTGTACACGACCAACAACGAGGGCCGCACGGACGTCTTCGACGTGCGCGTGCCGCTGGAGCCCGTGCAGCTCACGAGCATCGCCCTGGCGGAGGAATACTCCTTCGGTGGGCCGCATGACCTCTTCGTCCACGAGGACCGCCTCTACATCAGCAATGCCCAGGGCGGGTACTCCATCATGGACATCTCTGATTTGGAGGACGTGCGCCACCTGGGCCAGTACAGCTACCCGGACGTCTACTCGCACCACAGCGCGGTGGGCACGTTCGCGGGCCGCACCATTGCCTTCGAGGGCGGTGAGTTCGAGTCCTCGCACCTGCGCGTGCTGGACGTCACCGACCCGGCGAACATCGTGAAGATTGGCGAGCACCGGAAGCGGCCCGCCACCTCCATCCACAACCTGATTCTCCAGGGCGACCGGCTGTACATCGCCTGGTACCACGAGGGCCTGCGCGTGCTGGACGTGTCCAACCCCACGCGCCCGCGCGAGGTGGCGCACTTCAACACCTACCGCGAGACGGACCCGGGCCGCACCGACGGCCTCTTCCAGGGCGCCTTCGGGGTGCGCGTCCCCGGCGACGGCTTCATCTACGTCGCCGAGTCCGCCCGGGGGCTGCTCATCTTCGAGCAGCCCTAG